One window of the Salvelinus fontinalis isolate EN_2023a chromosome 2, ASM2944872v1, whole genome shotgun sequence genome contains the following:
- the snrnp35 gene encoding U11/U12 small nuclear ribonucleoprotein 35 kDa protein, whose product MNDWSPVAKVYDPLKAGSIDGTDVEPHDRAVWRAMVARYKPNKAVVGDPLLTLFVARLNPQTTDEKLNEVFSNYGDIRRLRLVRDIVTGFSKGYAFVEYKEERSVVRARRDANKLVVDQSELFVDFEQERTLKGWVPRRLGGGQGGKKESGQLRFGGKDRPFRKPINLPVTMNQEWGGGGRECEREERYRDGSLSREREADWGSRGRRDDRGRERGVEREYHRERRDRSYERESTRERESTRERESTRERESTRERESTRERESTRERETTRERESTRERESTRERESTRERCDRRERDDRRHRDDKYRHRDRR is encoded by the coding sequence atGAACGACTGGAGTCCAGTGGCTAAAGTCTACGACCCTCTCAAGGCGGGCAGCATCGATGGCACAGACGTGGAGCCCCATGACCGGGCCGTCTGGAGAGCCATGGTCGCCCGCTACAAACCCAACAAAGCCGTGGTGGGGGACCCGCTCCTCACTCTATTCGTGGCCCGCTTGAACCCTCAAACAACGGATGAGAAGCTGAATGAAGTGTTCTCCAATTACGGGGATATCCGCCGCCTGCGCCTGGTGAGGGACATAGTGACTGGGTTCTCTAAGGGATATGCCTTCGTTGAATACAAAGAGGAGAGGTCCGTGGTCAGGGCGAGGCGAGACGCCAACAAACTAGTGGTGGACCAAAGTGAGTTGTTTGTGGACTTCGAGCAAGAGAGAACCCTGAAGGGATGGGTACCTCGTCGGCTGGGCGGAGGGCAGGGGGGCAAGAAGGAGTCTGGTCAGCTGCGGTTTGGTGGGAAGGACAGACCCTTTCGCAAACCCATCAACCTTCCTGTCACCATGAACCAGGAATGGGGTGGCGGTGgcagagagtgcgagagagaggagCGCTACAGAGATGGGTCCCTGAGCCGTGAGAGAGAGGCTGATTGGGGGAGTAGGGGGaggagagatgacagagggagagagagaggtgtagaacgGGAGTACCaccgagagaggagggataggagttATGAGAGGGAGTCGACGAGAGAGCGGGAGTCGACGAGGGAGCGGGAGTCGACGAGAGAGCGGGAGTCGACGAGAGAGCGGGAGTCGACGAGAGAGCGGGAGTCGACGAGAGAGCGGGAGACGACGAGGGAGCGGGAGTCGACGAGAGAGCGGGAGTCGACGAGGGAGCGGGAGTCGACGAGAGAGAgatgtgacaggagagagagggatgacagaAGACACAGGGATGATAagtacagacacagagacaggagatGA